The window ACGCGATGATGCACTAAACAGGCAATAATTCGATTATTGCCCCGGAGGATACATCCATGAAGTGGCTGTACTTGGCGTTCTTTGTGTGCCTCGGAGTCCTGTTCTTTTCGAATCCGGATATGGACGATTTTCGGCCCTTCATCAAGGAGGAAGCCCGAAAAATCATTCAGGACCAGGTCGGTGCTCCGGGTCTTGGAGACGTCCTGTCCGGTGCCGGTGCCGAGCTGGCAGAGTCGTTTGTGGACAACGTGACGAAGCGAAAGAACTACTATTTGTTCAGCACATACGAGATAGAC of the Rhodothermales bacterium genome contains:
- a CDS encoding DUF4359 domain-containing protein, translated to MKWLYLAFFVCLGVLFFSNPDMDDFRPFIKEEARKIIQDQVGAPGLGDVLSGAGAELAESFVDNVTKRKNYYLFSTYEIDLTPRNRSDEAYTFVGIGGNFISFDKFDPKRR